A single window of Ananas comosus cultivar F153 linkage group 19, ASM154086v1, whole genome shotgun sequence DNA harbors:
- the LOC109724712 gene encoding auxin response factor 17-like, which produces MRLSTSGLTNQPQEEEQRCLNSELWHACAGPLVSLPAVGSRVVYFPQGHSEQVAASTNKEVDSQIPNYPSLPPQLICQLHNVTMHADVETDEVYAQMTLQPLSPQEQKDPYLPTELGAPSKQPTNYFCKTLTASDTSTHGGFSVPRRAAEKVFPPLDFSQQPPAQELMAKDLHGNEWKFRHIFRGQPKRHLLTTGWSVFVSAKRLAAGDSVIFIWNDNNQLLLGIRRANRPQTVMPSSVLSSDSMHIGLLAAAAHAAATNSRFTIFYNPRASPSEFVIPLAKYVKAVYHTRISVGMRFRMLFETEESSVRRYMGTITGISDLDPVRWPNSHWRSVKVGWDESTAGERQPRVSLWEIEPLTTFPMYPSPFPLRLKRPWPTGLPSLHDGANSAFQSLNFQGLGVGPWMHPRLDSSMLGLQSDMYQTIAAAALQEIRDPSKQLSPNMLQFQQPQNMTSRSTLLPSQIIQQGQPQLQQPFLQTIPENKIQSHVQSNYLQQCQPISDQRQQIQQVEQKQLHQQAQQQKHLSDHQQVPNVVSALSNLTSSPQSQMQAISFSQPQNYSDANNNSLSAPTATTLHNILMPFSQEAPSNLLNMPRSTPMAVSNPWSSKRVAVESVLSSIPQCFMPQMEQQLEATQPNMSQHSATQLAPFPGRECSVDQDGSTDTQNNLLFGVNIDPSSLLMQSSMLGLRSVDNGNDANSMPYSACNYLGSTGNDFPLNQALTSSNCLDESGFLQSTGNVDQVNPQRGTFVKVSKPGTFGRSLDITKFSSYNELRSELGRLFGLEGQLEEPLRSGWQLVFVDRENDVLLVGDDPWQEFVNSVSCIKILSPQEVQQMGKQDTDLLNSAHIKRLPGNNCEGYVSRPDTRSLSNGMTPVGSLEY; this is translated from the exons ATGAGGCTTTCAACTTCTGGTCTCACCAATCAGCCACAAGAAG AAGAACAAAGGTGCCTAAATTCGGAGTTATGGCATGCATGTGCTGGACCACTCGTGTCACTACCTGCTGTTGGAAGCCGAGTTGTATATTTCCCACAGGGTCACAGTGAGCAG gtCGCAGCATCAACAAATAAGGAAGTCGATTCCCAGATTCCTAACTACCCTAGCCTGCCGCCTCAGCTTATCTGTCAGTTACATAATGTAACTATGCAT GCGGATGTAGAGACAGATGAAGTTTACGCACAAATGACGTTGCAACCACTGAGCCCG CAAGAGCAGAAGGATCCGTACCTTCCTACTGAATTAGGTGCCCCCAGTAAACAGCCAACTAACTATTTCTGTAAGACATTGACTGCAAGTGACACAAGTACACATGGTGGATTCTCTGTTCCTCGTCGAGCTGCTGAAAAGGTTTTCCCTCCACTG GATTTCTCTCAGCAACCTCCGGCACAAGAATTGATGGCAAAAGACCTTCATGGGAACGAGTGGAAATTTCGTCACATCTTTCGAG GACAGCCGAAGAGACACCTTCTTACAACAGGCTGGAGTGTGTTTGTGAGTGCAAAAAGGCTTGCTGCTGGGGATTCTGTCATCTTTATCTG GAACGACAACAATCAGTTGCTTTTAGGGATTCGGCGTGCTAATAGGCCACAAACTGTCATGCCTTCATCAGTCTTATCTAGCGATAGCATGCATATAGGTCTCCTTGCTGCAGCTGCTCATGCCGCTGCTACGAATAGCCGGTTTACCATATTTTACAACCCAAG GGCAAGCCCATCTGAATTTGTCATTCCTCTTGCGAAGTATGTCAAAGCAGTCTATCACACGCGTATCTCTGTGGGTATGCGTTTTAGAATGCTTTTTGAGACTGAAGAATCAAGTGTTCGCCG ATACATGGGCACTATCACGGGAATAAGCGATCTTGACCCTGTTCGTTGGCCAAACTCACATTGGCGTTCTGTAAAG GTTGGCTGGGATGAGTCAACTGCCGGAGAGAGGCAACCTAGGGTTTCGCTTTGGGAGATTGAGCCTCTGACAACTTTCCCAATGTACCCCTCTCCTTTTCCCCTTAGACTTAAGCGCCCATGGCCCACAGGGTTGCCATCTCTCCACG ATGGTGCAAACTCTGCATTTCAGTCGCTGAATTTCCAAGGTCTCGGCGTTGGTCCTTGGATGCACCCGAGACTTGATAGTTCAATGCTCGGTCTGCAATCTGACATGTACCAAACAATAGCTGCAGCCGCACTTCAGGAAATAAGAGATCCTTCAAAACAGCTTTCTCCAAATATGCTACAATTCCAGCAACCTCAGAACATGACCAGTAGATCAACTCTACTACCAAGCCAGATTATACAACAAGGACAACCACAGTTGCAGCAGCCTTTCCTTCAAACAATTCCGGAGAACAAAATTCAGAGCCATGTTCAGTCTAACTATTTGCAGCAATGCCAACCCATTAGTGACCAGCGGCAGCAAATTCAGCAGGTTGAGCAGAAACAGCTGCACCAACAAGCCCAACAGCAGAAGCACTTGTCCGATCACCAGCAAGTTCCTAATGTAGTTTCGGCCCTTTCTAATCTTACCTCCTCCCCGCAATCCCAGATGCAAGCTATCTCATTTTCTCAGCCTCAGAACTACTCTGACGCGAACAATAACTCTTTATCCGCACCCACTGCCACCACTCTGCATAATATATTGATGCCATTTTCCCAAGAAGCACCCTCGAATCTTCTCAACATGCCAAGAAGTACCCCCATGGCAGTTTCCAATCCGTGGTCATCCAAGCGTGTTGCAGTTGAATCAGTTCTTTCTTCTATACCACAATGTTTTATGCCCCAGATGGAACAACAGTTGGAAGCTACACAGcctaatatgtctcaacattCTGCAACGCAGTTGGCTCCATTTCCAGGAAGAGAGTGCTCAGTGGATCAAGATGGAAGCACAGATACACAAAACAACCTCTTGTTTGGTGTCAATATCGACCCGTCATCTCTTTTAATGCAGAGTAGTATGTTGGGCCTCAGAAGTGTGGATAATGGAAACGATGCGAATTCTATGCCTTATTCTGCTTGCAACTATCTGGGCTCCACAGGAAATGATTTTCCTTTGAATCAGGCGCTGACTAGTTCTAATTGCTTGGATGAATCGGGTTTTTTGCAGTCTACAGGCAACGTTGATCAAGTGAATCCGCAGCGCGGAACCTTTGTCAAG GTTTCTAAACCAGGGACCTTTGGGAGGTCGCTCGATATCACCAAATTTAGCAGCTACAATGAGCTGCGAAGTGAGCTAGGGCGCCTATTTGGCCTCGAGGGCCAGTTGGAAGAACCTTTGAGATCAGGCTGGCAGCTTGTATTCGTCGACCGGGAGAATGATGTTCTTCTTGTTGGCGACGATCCGTGGCA GGAATTTGTAAACAGTGTTTCTTGCATAAAGATACTATCGCCGCAAGAGGTTCAGCAGATGGGCAAACAGGACACCGACCTCCTCAACTCCGCCCACATAAAACGGCTCCCCGGCAACAACTGCGAGGGCTATGTGAGCCGGCCCGATACAAGGAGTTTGAGCAACGGGATGACGCCTGTGGGATCCTTAGAGTACTGA